CAGAGCACTAGGTTTAGGGGACAGACTAGATGCACCCAGGGGCGGGTAACAGTTTAGGATGCAGAAAAGAGCCCGGGcgcccctgcctccagctcctctacctctcctttcctcctgcaCACCACTGCCATGGCTCTGGCCCCTGCAAGGAATGGCTGCTGGCCTCTTCCGGGTAACTTGGCCTCTTCCGGGTAACTTGGTGCCTCTCCACTTGTCCTTGACTCCACAGGGGCCCTGGGGAAGTCCTGCCTCTCTTGGGGGCCCCAGTCCTCCCTCTGCACAGGAGAGAAGTGGGCTCACCCACTGGGGAGGGAGCTTCACAGCTCTGACTTCTGAGCTTTTCTCCATTACCGGTGGGCCAGGAGGACCAGGCAGGACCAGCCAGCGCCCACCAGACAGGTGGAAATGCTTGCAGGTGTCACTACAGCACAGTCTGCTTTAATGGCAGCCTTCCGTGAAGACAGTGGCCACAATCCCTGAGACTCCAAGAGTCTAGCAGTCGCCTAGCCCAGCCTGGTGCCAGGAGTTAACCATGAACCCACCACTCCCATCTAGGTGTCTCTGGCTACCAGCCAGCCGGAAACCAATGTGTCTGTGAGCCATTGCCCTGGGCTATGGAGCCAATTGGTTTAGTCTGGGCTGGGCAGAAAGGTCTCAGCTCCTAAGGCCAGAGGTCCACTCTCTCACCCAGCACAGTAAGACTGCTGGGGTGTGCAGGTGAGAGGCTGGACACTCCTTCTCAATGGAGAGGAGCACTGGTGGCATGGGCCAATTGCCCTCAGTCTCCGAGAATCTGTCCCAGCCCATGAAGATATAAAGCAAGTGACCTTCACATTTCTATTGTCCAgttcctggtcttttttttttttttttaagaatttatttatttattcatcagagacacagagagaggcagagacacaggcagagggagaagcaggctccatgcagaaagccagatgcaggactcgaccccaggaccctgaggatcatgacctgagccaaaggccgactctcacccactgagccccccagggatccccagcccctCATCTTATAGCTGGGAAAACTGAAGTCCAGGGAGGGACAGGATGTGATAAGAACTGAAGTCCAAGGTTCTTTCTGTTCTGCCCATGGAGGTAGGAGCTGATGAAGAAGAGggcaagagggaaggagagaaagaagagggagtaAGGAAAGGGCTGCAGGAAAGGGAGGGgtgaagggaagagaaggtgAAAGAGGCAAGGGGCAAGTCCTGGGAAGCCCCACCCTCATAAATGACAAAAGCCAGGCTGAGCCAGGGATTTGGAGGGTTAAGACCCTTGCTCCCCTGGCCCCAGACTTTGCtccaaagaaatatttagaaagcaAAGGTTTTGGAATCAGATGGTCCTGGTTCTGGCACtcctttgtgatcttgggcagctTCCCTACCTGTCTGAGTTCACACTCTGAGGTTCTGTTTTAAGCACTTTGTATGATTAACTGAGGCCACGGAGACCCGACCTGTAAGCAAAACACCACTATCACggtccattttatggatgaggaaactaaggaatGCATGAAGTAAGTAATTTTCTGAGGATTACCAGCCAAGAAGTGGGGGAACCTGGCTTTGCCCCAGCCATTGGCCTTGGAGTCTGAGCTCATGACCACAAGGCTACACCACCTCCCTTCATCCCCACCATGAGGACAGTTGAGAACTAAGTGAGTTTATGCCCATATGGTGTCAAAACATAAAGTACAACTGTGCTCTTCCTTGTTCAGCCCTTGGGGACATCCCCTACCCCCTTCTGGCCCACCTCCTGACCCCACAAAGTTGGAGTGGTCAGCCCCACCTAGCTTATCAAGGTGTTAAGGACTGAGtttagattattcattttggaCACAGTAACTTGGCTTTCGGGTCAGCCAAGGCCTAGAGCCAAATGTGACTCCACCACTTAGGAGAAGGTTCACctttggcaagtcacttaacctctctgagcctcagcttccccatctgtagaatgggatgCTAATAGCCACTTCATCCACTCATTCACTTGGGGGGAGGGTCCATAAAACTGATGACtttcacagtgcctggcatgcagaaCCCCTTAGTGTTTGCTGTTAAGCCCTGGTATGTGCCTGGCACCATGGTTGAGACCGGAGACTCAATGGCAAATACAACGGGTTCTTGCTCCAAGGAGCTCCAGCTCAATAAGAGAGAGCAGTCCTACCAGAGACTCGAAGGCTGTGGGTCtaggagagggacagaggcctTTATTCTTGTCCAGAAATCAAGGTAACCAGGAGTGAAAGATGATGTTTTGATCAGAAGATGGGCagaattttgctttctttcttttacgCTATTATTTCAGAAATTCCAAACAGAGGCAattgggtggttcagttgctgaagcatccgactcttgatttgggctcaggtcatgatctcagggtcctgggatcaaaacccatgtcggactctgtgctgggtgtggaacctgcttgagattctccctctctctctctctctctctctctctctccctcccccccactctcccactctcccactctgcccctcccccctccctgctcaagcaccccctctctcaaaaaagccaccttcagcccagggtgtgatcttggaggccggggatcgagtcccacatcaggctcccggcatggagcctgcttctccctctgcctgtatctctgcctctctctctgtctcttatgaataaataaataaataataataaaataaaatattttaaaaaattaaaataaactttaaaaaatcataaacaataattctaattattagaatgaatgaatggaatggaGCAAAGACCTTTCCTTTCTCTGGCACTTAAATTCAATGATTAGTATTTTCCCCtatttgctttgttctgttttttgtttttgtttttgccaagcCATTTCAAAGCAAATCATCCCTAAAGCCTTCAGCATGCATCTTCATAGTCTAAAGACACactgtcggggcacctgggtggcgcagtggttgagcggctgcctttgactcagggcatgttcccagggtcctgggatcaagtcctgcattgagctccccacagggagcctgcttctccctctgcctgtgtctctgcctctctctgtgtgtctctcatgaataaataagatctttaaaaaaataaagacacactGTCTTACATAAATAGACTAACaaaattggggtacctgggtggctcgatggttgagcgtctgcctttggctcagggcgtgatcccagggtcctgagatcgagtcccacgttgggctccctgcatggagcctgtttctccctctgcctatgtctctacctcttttgctgtgtctctcatgaataaataaataaaatccttaaaatacatGTGTACTAACAAAATTAAGAATCACTCCTATATGTTGTGTAATATTCAGTTAATAATCAAATTTCTCCATTGTCCCCAAGATGTATTTTATAGGTTCaccatccttctttccttctttctctgtctcttcctccttcttttccttccctccttttctcttacttttattttttgaaccagTATCTTATCTAGGTTTATGCCTCGCAGATGACATTTCCTTTCAGTCTACAACAGACCTCCTGCTCATTTCTCATGGCATTGCCTTTCTGAAGAGTTTCAAGACTGTTGCCACTGTCCATTCTTAATTTATCTAAGTGGTTTCCTTGTGATGCCATATAATTCATTCTCTGAACCCATGCTCTTCCTATAAACCAGACTTAGATCCACAGACTTGATTAAATTCTGGCTACATATTCTTGGCAAGAATCTGGTGCGAGTAATATTCTGTACTTCACCTTGCATGGCAGACGGGTTGTTCTGCTGTTCGTGGTGCGTTGATGAGCAGCCAACCCTACCTCTCTTGCTGGAGAAATGTTAACACCTCTACGATTTGTAAGTAACCTGCCCTGTGCAGACGGGTAGGATTTTGATATAttgttccaggcaaagggaaaaacCTAACCAAGGTAAAGAGGGAATTGGGGACTGGTCTGAGGCCTTTGGCCTTGAGGAAGAAGCGGGCAGGGAGGCTGCCATTGGATGCGTGGAAACTAGAATGAAGAATGAGAGTCCCGtatgggggcagaggggagctggggaggtTCTGAGCTGAGGAATAACTAGAACAACAATCAGAACAGCACGGGGCAGCAAGAGAAAGGGTTTCCTTGGGGATTGGTGGAGAGGAGGGGTCAGGGCATCCCTGCCCATGCCTTCCTGGGGCCATTTTCGAGCCTCCCTCGGTGCCCCAGGGAGCAGGAACTCCCCTGGGCCCCAAAGCAGAATGGAAACTGTTgtagggagcagggaggggagccagggGCACTCCTGTGAGACCCCAGGATGGTAGGAGGGACAGGGTGGCCAGTGAGGTAGCCACCTCCAGGGCCCCTGGGGAACAGTGCTGCCTACTTCTTCCTCATCTCACCCCACTTCTTTTAGTCTATAAGAAGAGCTGCTCACAGGCACTTGGCCCTTCCCCTGTTTGTGCACCTGCCTGGCCACACCTTCTTTTATACTGTGATGAAATATCCATATCCTCAAATGTACCTTTTTAACCATTTCCAACTGTtcagttcagtgacattaagtacattcacagcatcatgcaaccatcaccaccactcatttttagaactttattatcttgcaaaactgaaacgtGGGACCCATCAAACAATaactccctcttcctcctcccatcctAGCCCCTGGAAGACACCAGTCTACTCTGTCTCCATAAGTTTCACTACTGTAGggatcctacagtatttgtctgtgactggcttatttcatttatcataatgtcctcaaggttcatccaggttgtagcaggtgtcagcatttccttcctttttatggctgaataatattccattgtgtgggtgTTCCATGTTTTGCTTCTCCATTCAccagacatttgggttgtttccaccttttggttattgtggGGAATGCGGCTATGAACACaaatgtacaaatatctcttcaagtccctgctttcaattcttttgcatatatcCCCAGAAGTAAGAtgcctggatcatatggtaattccacatttatttttttgaggaaccaccatactattttccacagtgactgctcCATTTTATACTCTCACCAACGATGCACAggggtttcaatttctccagaTGCTCACTAATCttgttcatcttttctttttttaagattttatttttaagtaatctctacaccccacatgggacttgaacttacagccaagatcaagagtcatgctccattgtttgtctttttttttaagattttatttttatttatttatttgacagaaagagagagagagagcgcaagaaGGGGGAacggcaggcagaggcagagggagaagcaggctccccgccatgcaaggagcccaatgcaggactatgacctgagccaaatgcagacgcttaacctactgagccacccaggtgccctgttgtcTTTTTTATAACAATCATCCTGATGGTTGAGAaatggtatcacattgtggttttgatttgcattttcctggtgattcgtgatgttgggcatctttgcATGTGCTTGTTGActatttgaatatcttctttggagaaatatatattcaAGCCTTTGCCCCTTTTGTTATTAGGCTGTCTGTACCTTCTTATCTCACTGGATTCTCACCACCTCATACACTGATATCTGCTTTTATTGCTCTCTGTTCACAGAGGGAGAAATTGAGGCTCATAGACACCAAGCAACTTGTTCCAGACACCCAGTCAGTGAAAGTTCTGTGACTGAATCCACAACATATGCCCTTCTCGATACTTCTCCCTGCCTCTTGGTGTCTGAAGCTATTGCCCTGGAATCCCACTGTGAGAGCCAGATCTGAACAGGAGCAAAGGTCACTTGTGCCAAGATGTCTATGGAGCGATATTTAAACTGACATAATAAAGATGTCCCAAGGACAGAGGagtccttttttgttgttttgacagAATGAGCTATGTCTAGAACTCTAGGAAAGCGGGCCCATTTGAGAGTCCAGAGAAGTTCGCACCACATGAACTAGATGCTCCCCATACCCACTCCCTCTTCTCCCAGACACACAGCTTGGCTGTACTTCCCGGCATCCCCTTTGGTCAGGGTggccatgtgactgagttctgccaaaggcaggcagaccGAAGCCAGGAGCCCCACTTCCTGGCCtagctccattctttttttttttttttttaagattttatttatttattcatgagagacacagagagagaggcagagacacaggcagagggagaagcagggtccctgcagggagcccaaggtgggactctaccccgggtctccagaatcacgccctgggctgaaggcggcgctaaaccacggagccactcagggatccccctggctGCATTCTCTTTCCCCATGTGCAGGATGATGGAGAGGAGTCCAGGCCCTGGGGGACGGTGAGGCCATGAGAAGGAAGGAGACTGGGTCCCTGAATGACCACAGACCAGGATCAGATGTCACTTGAGAAGAAAAAGCTTGTGTGGAATTGAACCACTGAGATTTTGGAGTTGTTTGCTGCAGGAAGCAGCCTTTCCTGACTAATacgccctcctcctcctctgtgttgACACTTAAAAGGGGAAAGGTTGAGGCTGGGTTGTTGAATCACTGAATGAAGGAGTGAACATTCTGCCTAAAACTCTAGAGGACTGAATGAGTGATTTCTTCCGTCCTCCTGACAAGAGGTTTGTCAGGGGCCAGAACTCATGTACAAATATCTGGGGTTTGGCACCCACACAGCTACTCCCCAGGTCCTCATGTCTCACCCTggctccccaccacctcccagggtgaccttgggcaagccagcTCCCATGTCAGTATTGTTAAGGGCTTCCCCATtgggatgtggggtggggggaaggcatCCCCTCCCCCATACCGGGACAGTATATGCCACGAAACCAAACAGATATGGTTGTAGAGAATTTATTATTTCAGGAGGCctgagagagaagggcaggacaggagcagtggtggtggtggggatccCAAGATGCTTGAGGGCCCTGTGCATGGGCAGCGAGCAGGTTAACACTTGCAGTGTCCATGGTGGGCAGatgatcctgggctccagggAAGACACTAAGTTTTATTCCCCATGTCTTGGACCTGAGCCCCACAGCAATCCCATAAAATGGGTATTCTCATTCTCAAGTGAGGATCAGAGAGGTTCAATGATCTTCTCAGAACACACAGCGATAACCATCCTGCTGAACTGCCCCAAGCTTCCTCGGTAAGAAACAAGCACATTTAAAGGCTATTTCTTTTGCCTGGTAAATCTATTGTCCCCAAGTAAGTGCAGATAATCCTCAATCCTAGTCCTTATGCTGACCCCTGCCACCTGAGAACAATCTCCATCTAAGGGTCTTTCACTTAACTATCCCCTGCACAGTCCCAGGGCCAGAAAATTTCCACCTTGTCCCCCTCCCACATAGTTCCTAAAATTCTTCCACTCAACCACCTGGCCTCTTAAGCATTTGCTCTCTTTTCCTATAGAAATACAGCTAGAGCCTGTTAATATCAAGCCAAGGGTAGTCATTTACACCATAGTAAAAATTCAGTTACTGGTTAtttgggaaaggagaaaggaaaagtggGGGACTCTGAAGGGGTCAGGCCTGGGTGTTGGAGGTTGAAGGAGTGGTCAAGACCAGAGGGAAACAAGAAGAGTAAAGAGATCCGATGCATAAATAAAATGGGGAAGAAAGGTGAATCTGGCTTCACAGTTGACTCAGCAGGCTGCTTTCTAGATGAACTCGAGTCTCCGTAATGATGCGTGAGGGCTTTtggtgggtgggagtgggagaggaACATGCTTTTATTGATTCAGTCTGTAGCCATCCGTTGAGCCCTGATTCTGAGCCAGCCCCTGTGCTCTGTACTCTGTGTTAGAGGCCAGGAGACAAAGTAACTCAGGCATGGGACCTTAGTCCAACCAATGGGGCTGGACAACAGGCCTCCAAGTTCTGAGAGTTCTGGACAGACTGTGATCAGGGCTGTTAAGtgggagcagagggtgaggggacatctgaaaaataaaactcaatggCTGGCTGCCTGGGATGCACGATACCTTGGAGCGCCTGGAGGGTTGGACATGTGCAGGTGACAGGGAGACATTCCGGGCATCAGAGGAGTCTGGAAAAAGACCTGGAAGTGGAAATGTTTGGCCTGGGTTTGGAGAACAGGGAGCTGGAGTCCAACATGTGTGAAGGGAAGTAAGGCAGGGCTGGAGACTAGGGTGCCGGGCTCCGGAGCTTTCACCTCAGCTTGGGGCAATGGGGAGCCATAGGAGGGTTTTGAGTCAGGGGGTGACTGACCAGGATTGTGGCCTCTCTGGCTATGGCGGGGCAGAGGACGGGTTGGAGGGAGACAAGTGACAGTGTGGAAGCTCGTCTGAGGGTGACAGCTTCAGGGACAGAGACAAAAGATGGCAGAGAGATTTGTTGGCATAGGCTTGTGTTGCAGGGCAGCTGTAATGGCCGGGAGACGGGGCTCTCCGAGCCTTCCTGGTGGAGCCAAGGCCATGGTCTTCAGGGCAGAGCCCTTCCTCATGGGTCCAGCTTCTGGAGAAGCTTCTTCACCCAGGGCAATCTGGGGTCAGCACAGATCTCCCGATCCTTGACAGTTAGGAagctggaaggaggaaggaattaGGGAGTGTTAGCATGCAGCAAGGATGCCACAGCCCTTCTCTGGAAGCTTAGCATTTATGAGTCACTTACTGTATGCAGAGACGCCCACTATACAGTCGCTTAGCATTTATGAGGCACTTGCCCTATGTAGGAGTACCTGCTATATagagtggttcaacattcatGAGGCCCCTGCTGTTTGCAACCACACTTCttcaggggaggagaggggagaaagaacAGCTAAGACTTCCTGGATTCTCAGTTCCTCAGCCCCAGGCTTGAGTGCCAGGTCAGGCCAgggaataaaatacccaggagtCTCATGACCATTGCTGACATTGCCTTGGGAGAGAGAATATTGGGTAGTAGCCAAGAGTGTGAATTTTGGAGTCAACCTATCTAGGTTAAAATCCTAGCTTGTCCATCACTGGCAAGTCTGTTCgtttctcattcataaaatgaggatgataattgAGATCCAACCTCATAGGATTTGAATGAAGGTTAGACGAGTTAAGATAAACTGAAGTGCTCAGAACAGTGCACAACAGCGAGTAGTGCTCTGTAACGGCACCAGGAGCTGGCCCAAACTTTTAACAATGATGTTCTTAATAAATCCTATGAGGCCCTATTAGTctacccatttcacaggtgaagaaaGTGAGGCCCAAAGGGGTAAAGCAGCTTGCCTGAGTGCCAGAGGTGGTAAGATGTGATTCACTGTGCCTCCTGGGGgcctgaagcacagagaagggaggTAGGCACTGACCCAGGTGCACACAGCAAAAGCAGGCTAAGACTCCTGCCCTTGCCCAAGGTGTGTTAAGTACCAGGCTAGGCTCCTGGCTCACTCTGTCTCAGCCATTGTTGGCAGGAGCGGACTTAAAGCTGGCCAAGGTCAGAGACATCCCCACAGCCCAACTCCCTTCCTGCCTCTCGAGAGCCTGTCCACGGGGCCTGGAAGCTCCGGCACCCCTTGCCCGTCTGACCTGCCCCCACTCCACGACAACCAATgaacagaaagaacaaagaaggcAGCAGTGTTGATCTTGGCCACGTAGGCAGCCTGCCCTAGCTGctgtgtgacactgggcaagACTCAGCCCCTCTCTGAGTCCCCATTTGTCAAGACACATTTTTTCCAGAATGGCTCAAAATCTAGTAATCACAGGAGCTGTCTTCtactgagcatctattatatgccagacactgagcATTACACCCTCCACTTACTATTAGTGTACACCGTGCTGCTCAAGAGGTCCCATAACCTCCCTGTGCCCCTTTCCTCACCTGTCAAAAAGGGATCATAGCAGTACCTACAACATAGGGTTGtttcaaggattaaatgagttaataactATAAAGTGTTTATAACAGTGCCTAGCACTTAGCAAGCACTCTTCAcatgtttgataaataaaaataaatgaaggagggGCGCCAGACAGGCTTGGCTGgaggagcatgagactcttgattgcggggttgtgagttcgagccccacattaggtatagagattCATTAAAAGTCAAATccttaaaaatagatagatagatagatagatagatagatagatagatagatagataatagatagatagagcGAGCTGACCACTGCTGTTATACTAATGGGAGAACTGAGGTTCAGGGTTGAAATTATACAAACTCATTTCAGCCCTCTTTGTTATTCACCCACAGACCCCTGTGAGGGATGGATGATAAGTAAGGAGGAGGAAGATAAGAAGATGATGGAAACCCAAAGGGGACCATGAGGCCCCAGGCCCAGACACCCCAGTGAGCGGGTTGGCAGGTGGCAGTCTGGAGGATCTGGAGCAGCAGCCGGAGGggctgcccccaggacaggacaTCACCCTGCCAGTGGCAGGCACCGGCCCAGGCTCCAGgccaaggaaaagaaagcaaagatgtcgggggaaagaggcaaagaagaaCAAGAACCACAGGAGAAAGCCCTGAACGGGGACCCAGGAGTCCTGGTTCTAGCAGGCCAGGCTGGAGCAAACCACTTCCCCTCCCTGCACCTGTAtctccatctgcaaaatgcaAATGATCGCACTCCTCGCACTCTGCACTCCCTGTGGGACGTAGGACGGCTGTGAGGGTTACCCGTTTGCACAGTAGGAACCACCCGTGGCCATAGAATGCACTCGCTGTCAGCTCAATATTCGTCGGGTAAGAATGGGCTGCCTTGAAAAACTCCCAGGGCGCTGGGGAGGATTCCAGATGCTTCCGGTGGGAGCGTTGCTGCTGACTCAGAGGTTCTGGGCACGCTGCCGGTCGCCTGCACCCCACTCCACAGCTCTGCACTGCCCACACGCACTCTACCGTGTGTACTGACAGCCGGCGCCCAGCTCATTCAGCTCCGCAGCACGCCACCTGGCACCCAGTGGGCACCCaatgatatttgttgaatgagcacacgattgtttttgttttgtacaCCCAAGCCTGGGCTGAGCCGTTTCCAGGATGGAGGTCAGCTGCACTCCTCCCGTCCCTGGGTCTGcccccccacctgctcctgggccttcctgGCCCAAACCTGGCAGGATCTCCAAGGCAAGGCCCTGTCTCCCCAGCTCATACTCACACCACGCCAGGCCTCCGGCAGGAGTCTGAAGTCCAGTAGAAATACTTCAGCATACGCAGGGGCAGAGGGTGACGGATGTAGTCCCGGCAGCAGATACTGTCTTCCACGTTGGCACCATAAGGACCTGCAGGAGCGAGGAGCTCAGAAGATTCTGGGCTCGGACAGGTCGCCCTCGGCCCCCAAGCTCTGAGTGAGCACTTCTATTCTCATTTGGAAGTTTGGTGTTGGGGGAAGCTCTGGGCCCTCAAAGTCCTCACTCTCGGGGTCTCCGAGGAGCACTGAGGCCCAATCTGGGTGAGGCAGCTCGAGGTTAGAGGGATTCACAGGGCCTGAGAGTGGACGAAGCCCTAGGCTTCTCCGTGGGACCCGACACTCTGCACAGGAACGGGCTGTACGCTCCACGGTGAGGGCGGCGCCGGGGGCAGCACCCGGAGCTTG
The Vulpes vulpes isolate BD-2025 chromosome 2, VulVul3, whole genome shotgun sequence genome window above contains:
- the CCL22 gene encoding C-C motif chemokine 22, giving the protein MASLKTPLLAALVFLVLTLQATEAGPYGANVEDSICCRDYIRHPLPLRMLKYFYWTSDSCRRPGVVFLTVKDREICADPRLPWVKKLLQKLDP